In Sphingomonas sp. SUN019, one genomic interval encodes:
- a CDS encoding NADP-dependent isocitrate dehydrogenase: MAKIKVKTPVVEIDGDEMTRIIWEWIRERLIKPYLDIDLAYYDLGVEERDRTDDQVTIDSARATQKYGVAVKCATITPDEQRVEEFGLKKMWKSPNGTIRNILGGVIFREPIVMRNVPRLIPGWTHPIVVGRHAFGDQYKATDFLVPGKGKLMMKWQGEDGQVIEHEVFDFPEAGVAMGMYNLDQSIRDFARASMNYSLGRKWPLYLSTKNTILKAYDGRFKDIFAEVFEAEFKDEFKAANIVYEHRLIDDMVASALKWSGEFVWACKNYDGDVQSDQVAQGFGSLGLMTSVLMTPDGKTIEAEAAHGTVTRHYRQHQQGKATSTNPIASIFAWTGGLKYRGKFDDTPDVTKFAETLERVCIETVENGDMTKDLAILIGPDQRWMTTEQFFEAVRVNLETKMANWA, encoded by the coding sequence ATGGCGAAGATCAAGGTGAAGACGCCCGTCGTGGAGATCGACGGCGACGAAATGACGCGGATCATCTGGGAATGGATCCGTGAACGCCTGATCAAGCCGTATCTCGACATCGACCTTGCTTATTACGACCTGGGCGTCGAGGAGCGCGACCGGACCGACGATCAGGTGACGATCGACAGCGCGCGCGCGACGCAGAAATACGGCGTCGCGGTGAAGTGCGCGACGATCACCCCCGATGAACAGCGCGTCGAGGAATTCGGCCTGAAGAAGATGTGGAAGTCGCCCAACGGCACGATCCGCAACATCCTGGGCGGCGTGATCTTCCGCGAGCCGATCGTGATGCGCAACGTCCCCCGTCTGATCCCCGGCTGGACCCACCCGATCGTCGTCGGGCGTCATGCCTTCGGCGACCAATATAAGGCGACCGATTTCCTCGTGCCCGGCAAGGGCAAGCTGATGATGAAGTGGCAGGGCGAGGACGGCCAGGTCATCGAGCACGAAGTGTTCGATTTCCCCGAGGCAGGCGTCGCGATGGGGATGTACAACCTCGACCAGTCGATCCGCGATTTTGCGCGCGCCAGCATGAATTATTCGCTCGGCCGCAAATGGCCGCTGTACCTCAGCACCAAGAATACGATCCTGAAGGCCTATGACGGGCGCTTCAAGGACATCTTCGCCGAGGTGTTCGAGGCCGAATTCAAGGACGAGTTCAAGGCTGCGAACATCGTGTACGAACACCGCCTGATCGACGACATGGTGGCGAGTGCGCTGAAATGGAGCGGCGAGTTCGTGTGGGCGTGCAAGAACTACGATGGCGACGTGCAGTCGGATCAGGTCGCGCAGGGCTTCGGCTCGCTCGGGCTGATGACGTCGGTGCTGATGACGCCCGACGGCAAGACGATCGAGGCCGAGGCCGCGCACGGAACGGTCACGCGCCACTATCGCCAGCATCAGCAGGGCAAGGCGACCAGCACGAACCCGATCGCGTCGATCTTTGCGTGGACTGGGGGCCTGAAGTATCGAGGCAAGTTCGACGACACGCCTGATGTCACGAAGTTCGCCGAAACGCTGGAACGCGTCTGCATCGAGACGGTCGAGAACGGCGACATGACGAAGGATCTGGCGATCCTGATCGGCCCCGATCAGCGTTGGATGACGACCGAGCAGTTCTTTGAGGCGGTGCGGGTCAACCTCGAGACGAAGATGGCGAACTGGGCGTAA
- a CDS encoding phosphatidylserine decarboxylase, whose translation MASLDKPPVVTSTVKWRFPAVHSEGQKFAAIALGITLLMTIVSNVLFWPFLFITAWVATFFRDPVRTTPQGDDLIVAPADGLVTLIERVAIPRELVGELGEQPLVRVSMFMSVFDVHINRTPIAGTIRQVVYISGKFLNADLDKASEENERQHFVVEGHDGRKIGFTQIAGLVARRIIGFVKPGDLVAAGQRVGLIRFGSRVDVYLPDDCTPQVVLGQRTIAGETIIGRVGAPAATGVAQ comes from the coding sequence ATGGCATCACTCGACAAGCCCCCGGTCGTCACCTCGACCGTGAAGTGGCGTTTCCCCGCCGTCCATTCCGAAGGCCAGAAGTTCGCGGCCATCGCACTGGGCATCACGCTCCTCATGACGATCGTCTCGAACGTCCTGTTCTGGCCGTTCCTGTTCATCACCGCGTGGGTCGCAACGTTCTTTCGCGATCCGGTGCGCACCACGCCGCAGGGCGACGACCTGATCGTCGCCCCCGCCGACGGCCTGGTCACGCTGATCGAGCGCGTCGCGATCCCGCGCGAACTGGTCGGCGAGTTGGGCGAGCAGCCGCTGGTGCGCGTGTCGATGTTCATGTCGGTGTTCGACGTCCACATCAACCGCACCCCCATCGCGGGCACGATCCGGCAGGTCGTCTACATCTCCGGCAAGTTCCTCAACGCCGATCTCGACAAGGCGTCGGAGGAAAACGAGCGCCAGCATTTCGTGGTCGAGGGGCATGACGGGCGGAAGATCGGCTTCACCCAGATCGCGGGACTCGTCGCGCGGCGGATCATCGGCTTCGTGAAGCCCGGCGATCTCGTCGCGGCCGGGCAGCGCGTCGGCCTGATCCGCTTCGGCAGCCGCGTCGACGTGTACCTGCCCGACGACTGCACGCCGCAGGTGGTGCTCGGGCAGCGCACGATCGCGGGCGAGACGATCATCGGCCGCGTCGGTGCGCCAGCGGCGACGGGCGTGGCGCAGTGA
- a CDS encoding cation:proton antiporter: MAIGLDNAGFSDALVVLGAAGLVIPAFARFKISPVIGFILVGVLVGPFGLGQLVDAAPWLYYVTISDPHSIEPFAEFGIILLLFSIGLELSFRRLWTMRRLVFGTGAAELLGAGVIIGIALHYIGQDWPGAIGLGLALALSSTALVLPLVGTASPVGRAAFAMLLFEDLALVPIIFALGALAPTAAGKGWEGLAHTAITGGITVVAIYIAGRLVLPRLFAQAARTKSPELFLAASLLVVIVASVATTAAGLSPIVGALLAGLLIAETEYHSEVEVITAPFKGLALGVFLITVGMSVDLRSVIANWPSLLAAVVGVVAVKTIVTFLLLRIANARRAVAAETGLLMGSPSETTLIVLTAAASAQLIMPSTAAFWQTVTAIGLTITPLLAKLGRVVARRIELRGDTPDDPAIEGDSRTVIIGFGRVGRMVAEMLARHDQPYIAIEADIDSVAAARAAGFPVMFGDAARGELIDRLDLAKARALILTMDDPVLSVRLARRVRGSAPDLVIIARARDPKHAAELYKAGVTDAVPETLESSLQLSEAVLVDLGVAMGPVIASIHEKRDELRDAIRREAKLNREPRIRRVRRKSEIGSL; encoded by the coding sequence ATGGCGATCGGTCTCGACAATGCAGGTTTTTCTGACGCGCTGGTGGTGCTGGGCGCTGCCGGATTGGTGATTCCGGCGTTCGCGCGGTTCAAGATCAGTCCGGTGATCGGGTTCATCCTGGTCGGGGTGCTGGTCGGGCCGTTCGGCCTGGGGCAGCTCGTCGATGCTGCGCCGTGGCTGTATTACGTCACGATCTCAGACCCGCATTCGATCGAGCCTTTCGCAGAGTTCGGCATCATCCTGCTGTTGTTCTCGATCGGGCTGGAGCTGTCGTTTCGGCGGCTTTGGACGATGCGGCGTTTGGTGTTCGGGACGGGTGCGGCCGAATTGCTGGGCGCAGGCGTCATCATCGGGATCGCGCTGCACTACATCGGGCAGGATTGGCCGGGCGCGATCGGGCTGGGGCTGGCGTTGGCGCTGTCCTCCACGGCGCTGGTGCTGCCGTTAGTCGGAACCGCCAGTCCCGTGGGCCGGGCCGCGTTCGCGATGTTGCTGTTCGAGGATCTGGCGCTGGTGCCGATCATCTTCGCGCTGGGTGCGCTCGCGCCCACCGCTGCGGGTAAAGGATGGGAGGGATTGGCCCACACCGCGATCACCGGCGGCATAACGGTGGTCGCGATCTATATCGCCGGGCGTCTGGTCCTGCCGCGACTGTTCGCGCAGGCGGCGCGGACGAAGAGCCCGGAGCTGTTCCTGGCCGCGTCGCTGCTGGTCGTTATCGTCGCCAGCGTCGCGACGACCGCGGCAGGGTTATCACCGATCGTCGGCGCGCTGCTGGCGGGGCTGCTGATCGCCGAAACCGAATATCATAGCGAAGTCGAAGTCATCACCGCGCCGTTCAAGGGGCTGGCGCTGGGCGTGTTCCTGATCACGGTCGGCATGAGCGTCGACCTGCGTTCGGTCATCGCCAACTGGCCGTCGCTGCTGGCGGCGGTGGTCGGCGTGGTGGCGGTGAAGACGATCGTTACGTTCCTGCTGCTGCGCATCGCCAACGCGCGGCGCGCAGTGGCGGCGGAGACGGGTTTGCTGATGGGCAGCCCGTCGGAGACGACGCTGATCGTGCTGACCGCGGCCGCCAGCGCGCAGCTGATTATGCCATCCACCGCGGCGTTCTGGCAGACGGTCACCGCGATCGGGCTGACGATCACGCCGTTGCTGGCGAAGCTGGGCCGGGTCGTGGCGCGGCGGATCGAACTTCGCGGCGACACGCCCGACGATCCCGCGATCGAGGGTGATTCGCGCACCGTCATCATCGGGTTCGGGCGGGTCGGGCGGATGGTGGCGGAGATGCTGGCGCGCCACGACCAGCCCTATATCGCGATCGAAGCGGACATCGATTCGGTCGCCGCGGCGCGCGCGGCGGGCTTTCCGGTGATGTTCGGCGATGCAGCGCGCGGCGAGCTGATCGACCGGCTCGATCTGGCCAAGGCGCGCGCACTGATCCTGACGATGGACGATCCGGTGCTGTCGGTGCGCCTGGCGCGGCGCGTTCGCGGCAGTGCGCCCGACCTGGTGATCATCGCCCGCGCGCGCGATCCGAAACACGCCGCCGAACTCTATAAGGCGGGCGTCACCGATGCGGTGCCCGAAACGCTGGAAAGCTCGCTGCAATTATCGGAAGCGGTGTTGGTCGATCTGGGCGTGGCGATGGGGCCGGTGATCGCCTCGATCCATGAAAAACGCGACGAACTGCGCGACGCGATCCGGCGCGAGGCGAAGCTGAACCGCGAACCGCGGATACGGCGCGTGCGGCGGAAAAGCGAGATCGGGAGCCTTTAG
- a CDS encoding phosphatidylcholine/phosphatidylserine synthase codes for MNRPPRRPRGLPLRAVAPNAVTALALCSGLSGIRFAISGYWELAVAMVLVAGVLDGLDGRIARMLHGESRFGAELDSLADAISFGVSPALILYLWSLNELPRFGWIAALMLAVFCALRLARFNASIDAGEQPHKSAGFLTGVPAPAGAGLAFLPMFLWFWTGEPLLRSPYVVAPWTALVALLLVSSLATWSWTSLRLRPNIRFEALALVVIVGAALVSAPWHTFAVLSIAYIVAMPFSIANYARVRRLRATLGPSPAAAAASLPTSGRPLDGVPPESNPTP; via the coding sequence ATGAACCGTCCGCCGCGCCGCCCCCGCGGTCTTCCTTTGCGCGCCGTCGCCCCCAACGCAGTCACCGCGCTCGCGCTCTGCTCGGGTCTGTCCGGCATCCGCTTCGCGATCTCGGGCTATTGGGAACTCGCGGTTGCGATGGTGCTGGTCGCCGGAGTCCTTGACGGACTCGACGGCCGCATCGCTCGGATGCTCCACGGCGAAAGCCGCTTCGGCGCCGAACTCGATTCGCTCGCCGATGCCATTTCGTTCGGAGTCTCGCCCGCGCTGATCCTGTATCTGTGGTCGCTGAACGAACTGCCGCGCTTCGGCTGGATCGCGGCGTTGATGCTCGCCGTCTTCTGCGCGCTCCGCCTCGCGCGATTCAACGCCAGCATCGATGCGGGTGAACAGCCGCACAAATCGGCCGGTTTCCTCACCGGCGTTCCCGCCCCTGCAGGTGCAGGGCTAGCGTTCCTTCCGATGTTCCTGTGGTTCTGGACGGGCGAGCCGTTGCTGCGTTCGCCCTATGTCGTCGCACCGTGGACGGCGTTGGTCGCGCTATTGTTGGTGTCCAGCCTCGCAACCTGGTCGTGGACCTCGCTACGCTTGCGTCCGAACATCCGGTTCGAGGCGTTGGCGCTGGTGGTGATCGTCGGCGCCGCGCTCGTCTCCGCGCCGTGGCACACCTTCGCTGTGCTATCGATCGCCTATATCGTTGCGATGCCGTTCAGCATCGCCAACTACGCCCGTGTCAGGCGGCTTCGCGCCACGTTGGGACCATCACCCGCGGCTGCTGCAGCGAGCCTGCCGACCAGCGGACGACCGCTCGACGGCGTTCCGCCAGAATCAAATCCGACGCCATAA
- a CDS encoding DUF2218 domain-containing protein, producing the protein MSEANVSAIAAVPTASASRYLQQLCKHWTHNLAVEFTADHGTVVFPRNARGADFPGDGLVTFDARDDALDVRIDASVPAQLEGLKGAVARHLDRFAFREAPLTFDWRDG; encoded by the coding sequence GTGAGTGAAGCGAACGTCAGCGCCATCGCCGCGGTCCCGACTGCCTCGGCCAGCCGTTACCTTCAGCAATTGTGCAAACACTGGACGCACAATCTGGCGGTCGAGTTCACCGCCGACCACGGCACCGTCGTCTTCCCGCGCAACGCCCGCGGGGCGGACTTTCCCGGCGACGGCCTCGTGACCTTCGACGCACGCGACGACGCACTCGATGTCCGCATCGACGCCAGCGTCCCCGCGCAACTCGAGGGGCTGAAGGGAGCGGTCGCGCGACACCTCGACCGTTTCGCCTTCCGCGAAGCGCCGCTGACGTTCGATTGGCGCGACGGTTAG
- a CDS encoding glycosyltransferase family 1 protein, whose amino-acid sequence MQPSDLRVALSSGNYNYVRDGANQALNLLVGHLLQRGVKVRVYSPTVREPAFAATGDLVDVPAVPMPGGRGEYRVARGLTAKVRRDLAAFAPNLVHVSAPDILGHRALSWARARGTPALASLHTRFEMYLRYYHLGFLEPLIERAMTRFYNRADRVVVPGESMAAMLRGWGVTTPIGIWSRGIDHDRFAPARRDLAWRRALGIADGDMAIGFLGRLVKEKGLDIFAEVAAELTRRGVPHKVLVIGEGPARDWFAAQVPEAVFAGFQSGDDLGRAVAGMDVFFNPSVTETFGNVTLEAMASGVPVVAARATGAVDLVDDGDTGFLAPPRDVDAYADAIARIVGNPALRCTMGDAGHAKAAGYRWDRINETVLQAYLEIAR is encoded by the coding sequence ATGCAGCCGTCGGACCTCCGTGTCGCGCTCTCCAGCGGCAATTACAATTATGTCCGCGACGGTGCCAACCAGGCGTTGAACCTGCTTGTCGGTCATCTGTTGCAGCGCGGCGTCAAGGTGCGGGTTTATTCGCCGACCGTGCGCGAACCCGCCTTTGCAGCGACGGGCGATCTGGTCGATGTGCCCGCGGTGCCGATGCCGGGCGGTCGCGGGGAATATCGCGTGGCGCGCGGGCTGACGGCGAAAGTGCGCCGCGATCTGGCGGCGTTCGCGCCGAACCTGGTTCATGTGTCCGCCCCCGACATCCTCGGGCATCGCGCGCTAAGCTGGGCGCGGGCGCGAGGCACCCCTGCCCTCGCCTCGCTACATACGCGGTTTGAGATGTATCTGCGCTACTATCACCTTGGCTTTCTCGAGCCGTTGATCGAACGCGCCATGACACGGTTCTACAATCGCGCCGATCGCGTCGTGGTGCCCGGGGAGAGCATGGCGGCCATGCTGCGCGGTTGGGGCGTGACAACGCCGATCGGCATCTGGTCGCGCGGGATCGACCATGATCGCTTCGCGCCCGCACGGCGCGACCTTGCGTGGCGGCGCGCATTGGGAATCGCAGACGGCGACATGGCGATCGGGTTTCTCGGGCGGCTGGTGAAGGAAAAGGGCCTCGACATCTTCGCCGAGGTGGCGGCCGAACTCACCCGGCGCGGCGTGCCGCACAAGGTGCTGGTGATCGGCGAAGGTCCGGCGCGCGACTGGTTCGCAGCGCAGGTGCCGGAGGCGGTGTTCGCGGGCTTCCAGTCGGGCGACGATCTGGGCCGCGCGGTTGCGGGCATGGACGTGTTCTTCAACCCCAGCGTCACCGAGACGTTCGGCAACGTGACGCTGGAAGCGATGGCGTCGGGCGTTCCCGTTGTCGCGGCGCGCGCCACCGGTGCGGTCGACCTGGTCGACGACGGCGACACCGGGTTCCTTGCGCCGCCGCGCGACGTTGACGCTTACGCCGACGCGATCGCGCGGATCGTCGGCAATCCCGCGTTACGGTGCACGATGGGCGACGCCGGCCACGCGAAGGCGGCCGGCTATCGCTGGGACCGGATCAACGAAACGGTCCTGCAGGCGTATCTGGAGATCGCGCGCTAA
- a CDS encoding replication-associated recombination protein A, whose product MADLFAGFEPAAPDTPAAPDAPLADRLRPRALEEVVGQEHLTGLEGAIGRMVAAGRLSSMILWGPPGTGKTTIARLLAAAVDLRFVAISAVFSGVADLKKAFAEARDHARVGKRTLLFVDEIHRFNRAQQDGFLPYVEDGTVTLVGATTENPSFELNAALLSRAQVLILHRLDRAALEKLLDRAEEVAGLLPLTPPARDALVASADGDGRFLLNQAETILSVGLTEPLDPAGLSGFLQRRVAVYDKDREGHYNLISALHKSIRGSDPQAALYYLARMLTAGEEPLYLLRRLTRAAVEDVGLADPQALVQCIAAKDTYDFLGSPEGELAIAQACLYLATAPKSNAAYAAQKKAWRTAKETGSLMPPANILNAPTKLMRDIGYGKGYAYDHDAEDGFSGANYWPDELPPQTFYEPTERGFEKRLAERLAWWEERRREIRDT is encoded by the coding sequence ATGGCCGATCTGTTTGCGGGGTTCGAACCCGCCGCTCCCGACACCCCTGCCGCGCCCGATGCGCCGCTCGCCGACCGGTTGCGGCCGCGCGCGCTGGAGGAGGTGGTCGGGCAGGAGCATCTGACCGGACTGGAAGGCGCGATCGGACGCATGGTGGCGGCGGGGCGGCTGTCGTCCATGATCCTGTGGGGACCACCGGGGACGGGAAAGACGACGATCGCGCGGTTGCTGGCGGCTGCGGTCGACCTGCGATTCGTCGCGATTTCGGCGGTGTTTTCGGGGGTGGCGGACCTGAAGAAGGCGTTCGCGGAGGCGCGCGACCACGCGCGCGTGGGTAAGCGAACGTTGTTGTTCGTGGACGAAATCCACCGCTTCAATCGCGCGCAGCAGGATGGGTTCCTGCCCTATGTCGAGGACGGCACGGTGACATTGGTCGGGGCGACGACCGAGAATCCCTCGTTCGAGTTGAATGCCGCGTTGCTCAGCCGGGCGCAGGTGCTGATCCTCCACCGGCTCGATCGCGCCGCGCTGGAGAAATTGCTCGACCGTGCGGAGGAAGTCGCAGGCCTCCTGCCCCTCACCCCGCCCGCGCGCGATGCGCTGGTCGCCAGCGCCGACGGCGACGGACGGTTCCTGCTCAATCAGGCGGAGACGATCCTGTCGGTCGGGCTGACGGAACCGCTTGATCCCGCTGGTTTGTCAGGGTTTCTTCAACGCCGCGTCGCGGTGTACGACAAGGATCGCGAGGGGCATTACAACCTGATCAGCGCGCTGCACAAATCGATCCGCGGGTCCGATCCACAGGCCGCGCTTTACTATCTCGCGCGGATGCTGACCGCGGGGGAGGAACCACTCTATCTGCTCCGCCGCCTGACGCGCGCGGCGGTGGAGGATGTCGGGCTCGCCGATCCGCAGGCGCTGGTGCAGTGCATCGCCGCCAAGGACACGTATGATTTCCTCGGTTCGCCGGAAGGGGAACTGGCGATCGCGCAGGCGTGCCTGTACCTCGCCACCGCGCCAAAATCGAACGCAGCGTACGCCGCGCAGAAGAAGGCGTGGCGGACCGCGAAGGAGACGGGATCGCTGATGCCGCCCGCCAATATCCTGAACGCGCCGACGAAGCTGATGCGCGATATCGGATACGGCAAGGGTTACGCCTACGATCACGATGCCGAGGACGGTTTTTCGGGCGCGAACTATTGGCCCGACGAACTGCCGCCGCAAACCTTCTACGAACCGACCGAACGCGGTTTCGAAAAGCGGCTTGCCGAGCGGCTGGCGTGGTGGGAGGAACGCCGCCGTGAGATACGCGATACGTAA
- a CDS encoding PadR family transcriptional regulator, with amino-acid sequence MFHMYGRGCGPRSGGWSRGPWSFKWETDGFSASTSGRGRGGGRGRRMFDGGELRLVLLKLIADESRHGYELIRAIEDMTGGSYAPSPGVVYPTLTLLDEMGLIASEPSDDNRKRYAVTPEGAMHLEENREQVEALMARLEGVGAEATRADGAPIRRAMGNLKVALGNRVTRGEFSDETLHDIAALIDEVAQKIERLR; translated from the coding sequence ATGTTTCATATGTATGGACGGGGCTGCGGCCCCCGCAGCGGGGGGTGGTCGCGCGGTCCCTGGAGCTTCAAATGGGAAACCGACGGGTTCAGCGCCAGCACGAGCGGGCGTGGCCGCGGCGGCGGTCGCGGACGGCGGATGTTCGACGGCGGCGAACTGCGGCTGGTGCTGCTGAAGCTGATCGCGGACGAATCGCGGCACGGATACGAGCTTATCCGCGCGATCGAGGACATGACTGGCGGCAGCTATGCGCCGTCGCCCGGCGTCGTTTACCCCACGCTGACCCTGCTCGACGAAATGGGCCTGATCGCCAGTGAACCGTCGGACGACAATCGCAAGCGCTATGCGGTCACGCCGGAGGGTGCGATGCACCTCGAGGAAAATCGTGAACAGGTCGAAGCGCTGATGGCCCGGCTCGAAGGTGTAGGGGCGGAGGCGACTCGCGCGGACGGCGCGCCGATCCGCCGCGCGATGGGCAATCTGAAGGTCGCGCTCGGCAACCGCGTCACGCGCGGCGAATTTTCGGACGAAACGCTCCACGACATCGCGGCGCTGATCGACGAGGTGGCGCAAAAGATCGAGCGGTTGCGGTGA
- a CDS encoding serine hydrolase: MRYAIRNTALAAILLAATTPAAAQQPIAVRPTIDTAYTRAIAAGYKAAMLCSSVFNAGRNEAQIERDELRGIYPDYAAIVPTLAATVDRRRAVVTVAWSSNLPPRRAEWSRGKGCTTMPIGAFPPPVVNSFRTPPSPAPADPRPWPMGDGGIVPRPAPALGEAVARAFDRSTYGRGSETVGVVILRDGRIVAERYREGFGPFVSNRTWSVAKSIAGMAIGAAQAERRIDVAARVRIPEWGAWPRDPRVALTTDQLLRMSSGLHSATAGNRTDAVYFGGTAVTEETTGWPLEAQPGTRFRYANNDILLAVRGLRASMNDDRAYAALMPSFFARLGMTHSVAETDWRGNYILSSQVWSTARDLARFGLFMAQDGVWQGQRILPAGWMAQSIRPVGPQPEGREGYGRTLWLFGPQQGLPAGSYAAQGNRGQYVMVIPSHRLVIVRRGEDGGAARFEIARFAADVMRDAAGRR, translated from the coding sequence GTGAGATACGCGATACGTAACACTGCGCTGGCGGCTATCCTTCTGGCCGCCACCACCCCCGCCGCTGCACAGCAGCCGATCGCGGTGCGTCCGACGATCGACACCGCCTACACCCGCGCGATCGCTGCCGGATACAAGGCGGCGATGCTTTGTTCGAGCGTGTTCAACGCCGGGCGCAACGAGGCGCAGATCGAACGCGACGAACTGCGCGGCATCTATCCCGATTATGCCGCGATCGTCCCCACGCTGGCGGCGACGGTCGACCGTCGGCGCGCGGTCGTGACGGTCGCGTGGTCCAGCAATTTGCCCCCGCGCCGCGCCGAATGGTCGCGCGGCAAAGGCTGCACGACAATGCCGATCGGCGCTTTCCCGCCGCCAGTCGTCAACAGCTTCAGGACGCCGCCCAGCCCTGCGCCCGCTGATCCGCGGCCGTGGCCGATGGGCGACGGCGGGATCGTGCCCCGCCCTGCCCCCGCGCTGGGCGAAGCGGTCGCCAGAGCGTTCGACCGCAGCACCTATGGCCGTGGATCGGAGACGGTCGGCGTCGTGATCCTGCGCGACGGGCGAATCGTCGCCGAACGCTATCGCGAGGGTTTCGGGCCTTTCGTATCGAACCGCACCTGGTCGGTGGCGAAGAGTATCGCCGGGATGGCGATCGGCGCAGCGCAGGCCGAGCGCCGGATCGACGTCGCCGCGCGCGTGCGAATTCCCGAATGGGGCGCGTGGCCACGCGATCCACGCGTTGCGCTCACCACCGACCAATTGCTGCGGATGTCGTCGGGCCTGCATAGCGCGACCGCGGGCAATCGTACCGATGCGGTCTATTTCGGCGGCACCGCCGTCACCGAAGAAACAACCGGCTGGCCGCTGGAGGCGCAGCCCGGCACGCGCTTTCGCTACGCCAACAACGACATCCTCCTCGCGGTGCGGGGTCTGCGCGCCAGCATGAACGACGATCGCGCCTATGCCGCCCTGATGCCGTCTTTCTTCGCGCGGCTGGGGATGACGCACAGCGTTGCCGAGACCGACTGGCGCGGCAACTACATTCTGTCGTCTCAGGTCTGGTCGACCGCGCGCGATCTGGCGCGATTCGGGCTGTTCATGGCGCAGGACGGCGTATGGCAGGGCCAGCGCATCCTGCCCGCGGGCTGGATGGCGCAATCGATCCGCCCGGTCGGACCGCAGCCCGAGGGACGCGAAGGATATGGCCGGACGTTGTGGCTGTTCGGACCACAGCAGGGCCTGCCCGCGGGCAGCTACGCCGCGCAGGGCAATCGTGGGCAATATGTGATGGTGATCCCGTCGCACCGCCTGGTCATCGTCCGTCGCGGCGAGGACGGCGGGGCAGCGCGGTTCGAAATCGCGCGTTTCGCGGCGGACGTGATGCGGGATGCGGCCGGTCGCCGCTGA
- a CDS encoding glycosyltransferase family 4 protein, protein MPSGWGFASGSRVTRPAPHIAFVIAGLGAGGAERVISLLASHWLEKGYAVTIIAFDPPDAPIFHPIERAVRIIRLGIGAERWLAGVPAMARRLRVLRRTLDELSPDVTISFLTKINVLSLLACLGTNRRVVVSERNNPRLQQAHPLWTKALVRLHWRANAIVMQTSKSCECLDDKARARARVIPNPIEITPSIGAPRSTYRLAAAGRLTWQKGFDMLIDAFAQIADRHPGWSLAIWGDGEDRAALQRQIDRLGLSDRISLPGTSRSPGDWVGQSDAFVFSSRYEGFGNALGEAMAAGLPVVSFDCDYGPADMIDDERNGLLVPPNDVPALAVALERLLSDLPLRERLGAAARNVGILLRPSTVAASWDDILTELDIVAG, encoded by the coding sequence ATGCCGTCAGGATGGGGCTTCGCGTCGGGGTCGCGGGTCACCCGGCCGGCGCCGCATATCGCATTCGTCATCGCCGGGCTGGGTGCGGGCGGCGCGGAGCGGGTGATCAGTCTTCTCGCCAGCCACTGGCTCGAAAAGGGATATGCGGTGACGATCATCGCGTTCGATCCGCCCGACGCCCCGATCTTTCATCCTATCGAGCGCGCGGTGCGGATCATCCGGCTCGGCATCGGGGCGGAACGATGGCTTGCGGGAGTACCGGCGATGGCGCGGCGACTGCGGGTGCTGCGCCGGACGCTGGACGAGTTAAGTCCCGACGTCACGATATCGTTTCTGACCAAGATCAACGTCCTGTCTCTGCTGGCTTGCCTCGGTACGAACAGGCGTGTGGTGGTTTCAGAACGCAACAATCCGCGCCTCCAACAGGCCCATCCGCTATGGACGAAGGCGCTGGTGCGGCTGCACTGGCGGGCCAACGCGATCGTCATGCAGACCAGCAAGAGCTGCGAATGCCTGGATGACAAGGCGCGGGCGCGGGCGCGGGTTATTCCGAATCCGATCGAAATCACTCCGTCGATCGGAGCGCCACGATCGACGTACCGCCTTGCGGCCGCCGGCCGGCTGACGTGGCAGAAGGGTTTTGATATGCTGATCGACGCGTTTGCGCAGATCGCGGATCGGCATCCCGGCTGGTCGCTCGCCATCTGGGGCGATGGCGAGGACCGTGCGGCGCTCCAGCGTCAGATCGACCGGCTGGGACTATCCGATCGTATCTCGCTGCCCGGCACCAGCCGTTCACCCGGCGACTGGGTGGGGCAATCGGACGCCTTTGTCTTTTCGTCTCGTTATGAGGGGTTCGGCAACGCGCTTGGCGAAGCGATGGCCGCAGGATTGCCGGTCGTATCTTTCGACTGCGATTATGGCCCCGCCGATATGATCGACGACGAGCGTAACGGGCTTCTGGTGCCGCCCAACGATGTTCCTGCGCTCGCCGTAGCGTTGGAAAGACTGTTGTCCGATCTTCCGCTGCGTGAGCGTCTCGGCGCGGCCGCACGAAATGTCGGTATTCTTCTGAGGCCCAGCACCGTCGCCGCCAGCTGGGACGACATTCTGACGGAACTCGACATCGTGGCGGGATAG